Proteins encoded by one window of Scatophagus argus isolate fScaArg1 chromosome 8, fScaArg1.pri, whole genome shotgun sequence:
- the rimkla gene encoding beta-citrylglutamate synthase B isoform X2 codes for MCSRVWFVTDRRISQEYPQLQILRALKERCADEDVEFRSLLMDQIVLTISEGQLGLRVEQELVTSYPQVVVVRVPTPWVQSDSDITVLRHLEKMGCRLINRPQAILNCVNKFWTFQELAGHGVPLPDTFSYGGHDNFRKMIDEAEPLGYPVVVKNARGHRGKAVFLARDKHHLTDLCHLIRHDTPYLFQEYVKESHGRDVRVVLVGGRVIGSMLRCSTDGRMQSNCSLGGVGMMCPLTEQGKQLAIEVSNILGMDVCGIDLLQLNDGSFVVCEANANVGFIAFDQACGIDVAGIVADYALSMLPSRLTRKMSLLSVVSSTSETSSEPEVCPVPTGGGSLPEAVCNMSVGSTSSESDPELAEPSQSSPRQSTAPNLPDLPDPAYNFNTLIANEIKLLTE; via the exons ATGTGTTCTCGAGTTTGGTTCGTGACCGACCGGCGTATCAGCCAGGAATATCCTCAACTTCAGATCCTCCGGGCTCTGAAGGAGCGCTGCGCCGACGAGGATGTTGAATTCCGCTCTCTTCTCATGGATCAAATCGTGCTAACGATCAGTGAGGGACAATTGG GTCTGCGAGTGGAGCAGGAATTGGTGACATCTTATCCACAGGTGGTGGTGGTTCGGGTGCCCACACCCTGGGTGCAGTCAGATAGTGACATCACCGTGCTGCGACACCTGGAGAAGATGGGCTGTCGACTGATTAACCGACCCCAGGCTATACTCAACTGTGTCAACAAGTTCTGGACCTTTCAAGAGCTGGCTGGCCATGGGGTGCCTCTTCCTGACACCTTCTCCTACG GAGGACACGACAACTTCCGTAAGATGATTGATGAGGCAGAGCCGCTGGGCTACCCCGTGGTGGTGAAGAATGCTCGTGGCCACAGAG GCAAGGCCGTGTTCTTGGCTCGGGACAAACACCACCTGACGGATCTATGCCACTTGATCCGCCACGATACCCCCTACCTGTTTCAGGAGTACGTCAAGGAGTCGCATGGCCGTGATGTGCGGGTGGTCTTGGTGGGCGGCCGTGTCATCGGCTCAATGCTACGCTGCTCCACTGATGGCCGCATGCAGAGCAACTGCTCCCTGG GTGGTGTAGGTATGATGTGCCCACTGACAGAGCAAGGCAAGCAGCTGGCCATAGAGGTGTCCAACATTCTCGGCATGGATGTGTGTGGCATTGACCTCCTGCAGCTCAATGATGGCTCATTTGTGGTCTGCGAGGCCAATGCCAACGTAGGATTCATCGCCTTCGACCAGGCCTGTGGCATTGATGTGGCGGGTATCGTTGCTGACTATGCCCTGTCGATGCTCCCCAGCCGCCTCACCCGTAAGATGTCCCTGCTCTCCGTTGTGTCGAGTACCAGTGAGACCAGCAGTGAGCCTGAGGTGTGCCCCGTGCCCACTGGCGGTGGCTCGCTACCCGAGGCGGTCTGTAACATGAGCGTGGGTTCCACTTCCAGCGAGAGTGATCCAGAGCTGGCCGAGCCCTCCCAGTCCTCACCCCGCCAGTCCACGGCACCCAACCTGCCTGATCTCCCTGATCCAGCCTACAACTTCAACACTCTCATTGCCAATGAGATCAAGTTATTGACTGAGTGA